In the genome of Cutibacterium equinum, one region contains:
- a CDS encoding sigma-70 RNA polymerase sigma factor region 4 domain-containing protein produces the protein MKLTITSEPIRNYTGAKARIDRDLEASPEEVAAMIATDLKQRQQAADDPSTLQPRTAQDIVTELGRDEYNAWHTLWRQDRNKDVLCSWEVWNAHGNQDLYVTASAEDQYFAAEEERTREALMALMHDLIDGLPEVQRAVAIAILIERRPATQVAVERGVNKAAVSQALKRVKETLIHRLREVGVNSSSVPGLQLSDTQRGAQEGKNR, from the coding sequence ATGAAGCTCACGATTACATCAGAACCCATCAGGAACTACACCGGCGCGAAGGCACGTATCGACCGTGACTTGGAAGCCTCACCTGAGGAAGTGGCGGCGATGATCGCCACCGACCTCAAACAGCGCCAACAAGCAGCCGACGACCCGTCAACTCTCCAGCCGCGCACCGCCCAAGACATTGTCACCGAGCTCGGGCGCGATGAGTACAACGCGTGGCACACGCTGTGGCGGCAAGACCGCAACAAGGATGTGTTGTGTTCCTGGGAGGTGTGGAACGCCCACGGCAACCAAGACCTCTATGTCACGGCCTCGGCAGAGGACCAGTATTTCGCTGCCGAAGAGGAACGCACTCGCGAAGCCCTCATGGCTTTGATGCACGACCTGATCGACGGGCTGCCAGAGGTGCAGCGCGCGGTGGCGATCGCGATCCTGATAGAGCGCCGCCCGGCGACCCAGGTCGCTGTCGAGCGTGGAGTGAACAAGGCGGCCGTTTCACAGGCATTGAAGCGAGTAAAAGAGACCCTCATCCACAGGCTTAGGGAGGTGGGTGTTAACTCTTCGTCGGTTCCTGGCCTTCAGTTGAGCGACACACAGCGTGGCGCTCAGGAAGGAAAGAACCGATGA
- a CDS encoding NBR1-Ig-like domain-containing protein: MTLRSFCTAVYKRNGKVTSQTKFAQALFSACGSSYQVSDDYGPKLFKREAPLDPDIRSMFPKPIDREALRDFLQDHITPGPGQRKDVQDRIREIAEKTGLGGRGQVDQAAFFLALTDWLNSIIHTPENTERLLDHYLRRVNGGVPDDQAIYQPPPRPGDKVDVLYPPTQQDYRPAFWGGFEHRWVMKNLGHEPWVGRTLVCTNPKDNGIRPAAAVIPIPDSAPSKNNLIEIRAQFTAHGREGKATSEWQMHDESGTNCFPGSSNQFNVEATVVNPNVSINGGRR; the protein is encoded by the coding sequence ATGACCCTTCGTAGCTTCTGCACAGCCGTTTACAAACGAAACGGCAAAGTCACAAGCCAGACGAAATTTGCCCAAGCGCTCTTTTCAGCGTGCGGATCGTCCTATCAGGTCAGCGATGATTACGGCCCGAAGTTGTTCAAAAGGGAAGCTCCGCTTGACCCAGATATCCGGTCAATGTTCCCCAAGCCAATCGACCGCGAGGCTCTTCGAGATTTCCTTCAAGACCACATCACTCCCGGGCCAGGGCAGCGCAAGGACGTTCAAGACCGCATCCGCGAGATCGCCGAGAAAACGGGGCTCGGCGGAAGGGGACAAGTAGACCAGGCTGCGTTCTTCTTGGCACTAACAGACTGGCTGAACTCGATCATTCACACCCCAGAAAACACTGAACGACTCCTTGACCACTACCTTCGGCGAGTCAATGGGGGTGTCCCCGACGATCAAGCGATCTATCAGCCGCCACCCCGCCCCGGCGACAAAGTAGACGTCTTGTACCCGCCCACGCAACAGGATTATCGTCCGGCATTCTGGGGCGGATTCGAACACCGATGGGTCATGAAGAACCTTGGACACGAACCATGGGTAGGGCGAACTCTTGTCTGCACAAACCCAAAAGACAATGGAATACGGCCAGCAGCAGCGGTGATCCCTATCCCGGATAGCGCACCGTCGAAAAACAACCTCATAGAGATCAGAGCACAATTCACTGCACACGGACGCGAAGGAAAAGCCACCAGTGAATGGCAGATGCACGACGAGAGCGGAACGAACTGCTTCCCCGGATCTTCGAATCAATTCAACGTGGAAGCGACCGTCGTCAACCCGAATGTCTCCATCAACGGAGGGCGCAGATGA
- a CDS encoding helix-turn-helix domain-containing protein: MTDPFEPWVTMKDVQEHLGARRETITQWIGKRNMPAYKVGRQWKFKLSEIDEWVRSGGAAETDVTRQKEEGADA, from the coding sequence ATGACAGACCCCTTCGAACCATGGGTCACGATGAAAGACGTCCAGGAGCATTTAGGTGCCCGCAGAGAAACGATCACCCAATGGATCGGGAAACGAAATATGCCCGCCTACAAAGTAGGCAGGCAATGGAAATTCAAACTCAGTGAGATAGACGAATGGGTTCGCTCCGGCGGGGCAGCAGAAACAGACGTAACAAGGCAGAAAGAGGAGGGCGCAGATGCCTGA